From Pelosinus fermentans DSM 17108, the proteins below share one genomic window:
- a CDS encoding MFS transporter → MSLFLVFIGTFFSILNSSMVNVALPTIMIEFGIDIQSSTWLYTGYMLPYAIAMAIFGSLGDLYSPKRIFLLGVFIFAIGSLSCSIAGSFWMLLVSRTIQALGAAAVMTNSMILAITPFEQNQRSAVLGWWGMISSAGSLIGPTLGGVLTDHSGWHSIFYINLPFAAVILLLGGNYIPSPPKTNHTKIFDYRGSFYLIISLVALLLAIIIGSTSGWLTKTTLPLIGLFLLFAWLLFRQESRISQPLISLALLQNPSFAATVVVGFLQGAALFGSMLLIPMYLQHVHDFSPTYAGVLVLPLSISMMIMAPIMGKLATPPKIRLLIVSGMAILAIGIWIFSRLSLQSPYWLLAAALIATGIGLGVSSTPLTSNLINVVPQSQMGMASGLFNMIRYLGGVIGSTIFGAFIQQRVAAYIIPLTISGYTAPLAEKMALGRAFPEVFLMGAATAAIGMIAAFFTGTTKKMKNP, encoded by the coding sequence ATGTCTTTGTTTTTAGTTTTTATTGGGACATTCTTTTCTATACTGAATTCTAGCATGGTTAACGTAGCCTTACCTACCATAATGATCGAGTTTGGTATTGATATACAGAGTTCTACTTGGCTGTACACCGGCTATATGCTTCCTTATGCAATTGCAATGGCTATTTTCGGCAGTCTAGGGGACCTTTATAGCCCTAAACGAATATTCTTGCTGGGTGTATTTATTTTTGCCATAGGATCTCTTTCTTGCTCCATCGCGGGTAGTTTTTGGATGCTGCTGGTATCAAGGACGATACAAGCATTAGGTGCTGCTGCCGTTATGACGAATTCCATGATACTTGCCATTACCCCTTTTGAACAAAATCAACGGAGTGCAGTTCTTGGTTGGTGGGGTATGATTTCCTCAGCGGGAAGTCTTATTGGTCCAACCCTAGGAGGGGTTCTGACAGATCATAGTGGATGGCATAGTATCTTTTATATTAATCTTCCTTTTGCTGCAGTCATACTACTGTTAGGCGGTAATTATATACCCTCGCCTCCAAAAACAAACCATACAAAAATTTTCGATTACCGAGGTTCCTTTTATTTGATCATTTCTCTTGTTGCTTTATTGCTGGCAATTATCATTGGGTCAACTAGCGGTTGGCTGACTAAGACAACATTACCACTCATAGGACTCTTTTTGCTTTTTGCTTGGCTGTTATTTCGCCAAGAGAGTAGAATTAGCCAGCCCTTGATCTCTCTTGCATTGCTCCAAAACCCATCCTTTGCAGCGACTGTAGTTGTTGGTTTCTTACAAGGCGCTGCACTTTTTGGAAGTATGTTGTTAATACCGATGTACTTGCAGCATGTACATGATTTTTCCCCTACTTATGCAGGTGTGTTGGTACTGCCTTTATCCATATCTATGATGATTATGGCACCTATTATGGGTAAATTGGCAACACCGCCCAAAATTAGACTGCTAATTGTTTCTGGCATGGCTATTCTTGCTATCGGTATATGGATTTTTTCCAGATTGAGTCTGCAAAGTCCCTATTGGCTGTTAGCTGCTGCTCTTATCGCCACGGGTATTGGTCTTGGAGTATCTAGCACTCCTTTAACCTCCAATTTGATAAATGTTGTTCCTCAATCGCAAATGGGTATGGCATCCGGATTATTTAATATGATTCGTTATTTGGGCGGGGTCATAGGCTCGACCATTTTTGGAGCTTTTATTCAACAGCGTGTAGCTGCTTATATAATACCATTGACAATAAGCGGCTACACAGCGCCTCTTGCTGAGAAGATGGCATTAGGAAGAGCATTTCCTGAAGTTTTTCTAATGGGAGCAGCTACGGCAGCAATTGGTATGATTGCAGCTTTTTTTACGGGGACAACTAAAAAAATGAAGAATCCTTAA